Proteins from a genomic interval of Danio rerio strain Tuebingen ecotype United States chromosome 4, GRCz12tu, whole genome shotgun sequence:
- the LOC137490996 gene encoding uncharacterized protein yields the protein MAFIKEESEDLKIEETVEHEDLQKQTDFIEENERKEEEHHVKFEEKTLQTDGILKRRDRNRFTCTQCGRSFGRKGDLKIHMRIHTGEKPFTCTQCGKSFSHSSNFNQHIRIHTGEKPFICTQCGKSFSRSSHLYRHMMIHTGEKQFTCTLCGKRFGRNFDPKIHMMIHTGEKPFKCTQCGNSFIQSSNLNLHMMIHTGEKLFTCTQCGNSFSRSSHLNEHMMIHTGEKPFTGTQCRRVSTNHQTLIITRRPTLEINPLLAPSV from the exons atggcgtttattaaagaggagagtgaagacctTAAGATCGAGGAAACAGTCGAACATGAAGATCTGCAGAAACAAACAG actttattgaagagaatgagaggaaagaggaggaacatcatgtcaaatttGAGGAAAAAactttacagactgatggtattttgaaaaggagagacaggaatcgtttcacctgcactcagtgtggaaggagttttggaagaaaaggtgatcttaagattcacatgaggatccacactggagagaaaccattcacatgcactcagtgtgggaagagttttagccattCTTCAAACTTCaatcaacacataaggatccacactggagagaaaccatttatatgcacacagtgtgggaagagtttcagccgatcaTCACACCTTTAtcgacacatgatgatccacaccggagagaaacaaTTCACTTGCACTCTATGTGGGAAGCGTTTTGGAAGAAATTTCGATCctaagattcacatgatgattcacactggagagaaaccattcaaatgcactcaatgtgggaacagtttcatccaatcatcaaaccttaatctacacatgatgatccacaccggagagaaactattcacatgcactcagtgtgggaacagtttcagccgatcatcacaccttaatgaacacatgatgattcataccggagagaaaccattcactggCACTCAGTGtagaagagtttcaaccaatcatcaaaccttaataatcACAAGAAGACCCACACTAGAGATAAACCCTTTACTTGCACCCAGTGTGTGA